ATAATTTTGATGCATTAAATATTCCAAAATATCATCCTATAAGAAAAGAACAAGATACATTTTGGTTAGATAAAAATGTTTTATTACGTACTCAAACTTCTAATGTTCAAATTAGAATAATGAAAAAAACAAAACCTCCCATACGTATATTAACTTCCGGAAAAGTATATCGTAATGATTATGATAGTAGTCATACACCAATGTTTCATCAAATAGAAGGATTATTTATTGATAAAAAAGTAACTTTTACAGATTTAAAAGGAATATTAATCTTGTTCTTAAACTTTTTTTTTGGTAAAAAATGTAAAATACGTTTTAGACCTTCTTATTTTCCTTTTACAGAACCTTCTTTAGAAATAGATATTTTAAATAAAAACAAAGAATGGATAGAAATTTTAGGAGCTGGAATGGTACATCCTAATGTTTTAAAAAATGTTAAAATAAATTTTATAAAATATCGTGGATTTGCTTTTGGTTTAGGAGTAGAACGATTAGCTATGTTACGTTATAATATTCATGATATACGTTCATTTTATGAAAATGATATACGTTTTCTTAAACAATTTAAATTTAATAATTTTATATGATTAAGTTCAGTGCATCATGGTTAAAAGAATGGTTAAATTATAATAAAGACATTCATTCTTTATCAAAGATAATAACAATATTAGGATTTGAAATAGAAAAAATTGAATATATTAAAAATAATATAAATTTTGATAATATTTTAGTAGGAGAAATTGTAAAATACTATGTATATCAAAAAAATCCTAAAATTTATAAATTAATAATATTAATTAATAATGGAAGATTTTTAAAAATATTTTCTAATATAAATAATTTAAAAAATAAAACTAAAGTTATTTTAGCAACCAAAGATTCTTCATTATATAAAAAATATATTAAAATTCCAGAATATTCTTTTTTACTTAAATCTGAAGGATTATTATGTTCTAATAAAATTATTAATTCATATAAAAAAAAAATTTTAAAAAATGATATAATTAAATTACCCTATAATAGTTATAATGGGGAAAATGCAAATCAATATTTAAAAAAAATAACTGATAATATATTACATATTAATATACCTACTAATAGACCCGATTGTTTAAGTATATTAGGACTAACTAGAGATTTATCTGTTTTAAATAACGTTTTTTTTTTACAAAAACCATATAATAATATTTTACTTAAAAAATCAAAAAAATATAATATTAATATTAATTTTAATAAAAATATTAATGATATATTATATCAATATAATTATTGCATAGTTAAAAATATTGATCTTACAAAAGAAATTCCACTATTTATTAAAAATAGATTATTCCAATCTGGAATTAAAATTTCCATCGAAAATCCATTATTAAATATTTATAATTATATAATTTTAGAACTAGGATATCCTATTCAATTTTATGATTTTAATAAAATTACCGGTGATATTTATATCAAAAGTAAAAAAAAAAATCAAAATAATATATTAAATTTTGAAAATAAAAATATTAATTTAATAAATAATAATTCTTTATTAATCATAAAAGATAAATCTAAAATAATTTCTATACCTGGAATAATACAAAATAAAGATGTAATCATTCAATTAACAACAAAAAATATTCTAATAGAATGTTTCTTTATAAATAAAAAATATTTTGAATATTTATTTAATGAAAATAGTTATTTTAATAATAATTCTAACATATATAATAGATTTTTAGATCCATTAATACAAAAAGAAGTTATAATAAGAACAGTAAATTTAATAATAGAAATATTTGGTGGTGATAGAAGTAAAATTTATTCAATTAATATGAATAGTAT
The Enterobacteriaceae endosymbiont of Donacia thalassina genome window above contains:
- the pheT gene encoding phenylalanine--tRNA ligase subunit beta; the encoded protein is MIKFSASWLKEWLNYNKDIHSLSKIITILGFEIEKIEYIKNNINFDNILVGEIVKYYVYQKNPKIYKLIILINNGRFLKIFSNINNLKNKTKVILATKDSSLYKKYIKIPEYSFLLKSEGLLCSNKIINSYKKKILKNDIIKLPYNSYNGENANQYLKKITDNILHINIPTNRPDCLSILGLTRDLSVLNNVFFLQKPYNNILLKKSKKYNININFNKNINDILYQYNYCIVKNIDLTKEIPLFIKNRLFQSGIKISIENPLLNIYNYIILELGYPIQFYDFNKITGDIYIKSKKKNQNNILNFENKNINLINNNSLLIIKDKSKIISIPGIIQNKDVIIQLTTKNILIECFFINKKYFEYLFNENSYFNNNSNIYNRFLDPLIQKEVIIRTVNLIIEIFGGDRSKIYSINMNSINYIQKIIKLSFKNIYKILGFHILKKNIINILNKLNFLIIKKTINYFIIKIPSWRNDINIEEDIIEEIIRIYGYNKIPNKIEICLIKKNILKKQNLKLKNTKINFKKIKNILIHKGYHEVINYSFINPKIQSILYPKIEEIKIQNPLTNETSVMRCSLICGLINNIIYNQNRQQKNLRFFEYGLCFFKNLKKKIGISQKLILSGITNGNLYSDYWGEKNKLINFYDIKGDIEYFFDFLKKNNKIEFRQQKNITILHPYISSLIYFNNIYIGYIGMLHPKFTNYFNINYDTFLFEIFFDKIIVNNILNLQKIINLPVNKRDISFSIKKNIYFIDILSFLKKLKLKDIIKIKLIDIYQGNNIPVGYKNITLSIFIQNKYHTLTEQEINSIIKQCIFELKKKFQILFKDYIDNHQ
- the pheS gene encoding phenylalanine--tRNA ligase subunit alpha, whose product is MVYDDIVIIAKKEIYAIKSINDLNILKIKYLGKKGYITTQFLLIKNLVKKERINKSIIINKQKKQIKKIIEKRKKEIELEKNDKKLLNQKIDISLPGKYIKIGSEHPIKNIISEIEKFFIKIGFEIVIGPEIEDVYHNFDALNIPKYHPIRKEQDTFWLDKNVLLRTQTSNVQIRIMKKTKPPIRILTSGKVYRNDYDSSHTPMFHQIEGLFIDKKVTFTDLKGILILFLNFFFGKKCKIRFRPSYFPFTEPSLEIDILNKNKEWIEILGAGMVHPNVLKNVKINFIKYRGFAFGLGVERLAMLRYNIHDIRSFYENDIRFLKQFKFNNFI